Proteins encoded together in one Triticum dicoccoides isolate Atlit2015 ecotype Zavitan chromosome 7B, WEW_v2.0, whole genome shotgun sequence window:
- the LOC119337606 gene encoding probable transcription factor GLK1 isoform X2: MLAVSSARCLAADADEQRAEVAPMETVGDAAVVVDLDIDFDFTVDDIDFGDFFLRLEDGDALPDLEVDPADIFTDLEAAAAGVEEFQDQQVPCAELLAAVEDVGSVSPAGGIIGVDNTAFAESELGDEKRGCNQAEVGESMGGGDRPTVPDAKSPSSTTSSSTEAESRHKSSSKNSHGKKKAKVDWTPELHRRFVQAVEQLGIDKAVPSRILEIMGINSLTRHNIASHLQKYRSHRKHMIAREAEAASWTQRRQMYAAGGPAAAVKRQDSNMWTVPTIGFSTPHPPPPPPAAAMQHYARPLHVWGHPTMDSPRMPMWPRHPMPRAPMPAWAPPPPPPSDPAFWHHPYMRGPAAYMPTHGTPCMAMPMTPKFPAAPVPVAMPCPVYASPSPAPALASKSQQDSQLQLQAQPSNESIDAAIGDVLSKPWLPLPLGLKPPSLGSVMGELERQGVANVPQACG, from the exons ATGCTTGCCGTGTCCTCTGCGAGGTGCCTCGCCGCCGACGCGGACGAGCAGCGCGCCGAAGTCGCGCCCATGGAGACGGTTGGGGATGCAGCAGTGGTGGTGGACCTGGACATAGACTTCGACTTCACCGTCGATGACATAGACTTCGGGGACTTCTTCCTCAGGCTGGAGGACGGCGATGCGCTCCCGGACCTGGAGGTCGACCCCGCCGACATCTTCACCGATCTCGAGGCGGCGGCCGCGGGCGTCGAGGAGTTTCAGGACCAGCAGGTGCCCTGCGCCGAGCTCTTGGCCGCCGTGGAGGACGTCGGTTCGGTCAGTCCAGCCGGTGGTATCATCGGCGTGGATAACACGGCGTTCGCTGAGTCAGAACTTGGAGACGAGAAGCGAGGGTGTAATCAAGCCGAGGTAGGCGAAAGCATGGGTGGCGGCGACCGCCCCACTGTGCCAGACGCAAAATCACCGTCGTCAACAACGTCGTCGTCTACGGAGGCCGAGAGCCGCCACAAGTCGTCAAGCAAGAACTCCCACGGAAAGAAGAAAGCCAAG GTGGACTGGACGCCAGAGCTGCACCGGAGGTTCGTGCAGGCCGTAGAGCAGCTCGGCATCGACAAGGCAGTGCCGTCTAGGATTCTGGAGATCATGGGGATCAACTCACTTACTCGGCACAACATAGCAAGCCATTTGCAG AAGTACCGGTCTCACCGGAAGCACATGATTGcgcgggaggcggaggcggcgagcTGGACCCAACGGCGACAGATGTACGCCGCCGGCGGACCGGCTGCGGCCGTGAAGAGGCAGGACTCGAACATGTGGACCGTGCCAACCATCGGCTTCTCGACGccgcaccctcctcctcctcctccggcggcagCCATGCAGCACTACGCCCGGCCGTTGCACGTCTGGGGTCACCCTACGATGGACTCGCCCCGGATGCCGATGTGGCCGAGGCACCCAATGCCCCGTGCCCCGATGCCGGCGTgggctcccccgccgccgccgccatccgacCCGGCTTTCTGGCACCACCCTTACATGAGG GGGCCCGCGGCGTATATGCCGACCCATGGGACTCCTTGCATGGCAATGCCGATGACACCG AAATTTCCTGCTGCACCCGTGCCCGTGGCCATGCCGTGCCCAGTCTATGCGTCCCCCTCCCCGGCACCAGCGCTGGCGAGCAAGAGCCAACAAGATTCGCAGCTCCAGCTCCAAGCACAACCA TCAAATGAGAGCATAGACGCGGCCATTGGTGACGTTTTATCCAAACCGTGGCTGCCGCTGCCGCTGGGGCTGAAGCCCCCTTCGTTGGGCAGCGTCATGGGCGAGCTTGAAAGGCAAGGCGTGGCCAATGTGCCCCAAGCCTGCGGGTGA
- the LOC119337606 gene encoding probable transcription factor GLK1 isoform X1 gives MLAVSSARCLAADADEQRAEVAPMETVGDAAVVVDLDIDFDFTVDDIDFGDFFLRLEDGDALPDLEVDPADIFTDLEAAAAGVEEFQDQQVPCAELLAAVEDVGSVSPAGGIIGVDNTAFAESELGDEKRGCNQAEVGESMGGGDRPTVPDAKSPSSTTSSSTEAESRHKSSSKNSHGKKKAKVDWTPELHRRFVQAVEQLGIDKAVPSRILEIMGINSLTRHNIASHLQKYRSHRKHMIAREAEAASWTQRRQMYAAGGPAAAVKRQDSNMWTVPTIGFSTPHPPPPPPAAAMQHYARPLHVWGHPTMDSPRMPMWPRHPMPRAPMPAWAPPPPPPSDPAFWHHPYMRVRANGPAAYMPTHGTPCMAMPMTPKFPAAPVPVAMPCPVYASPSPAPALASKSQQDSQLQLQAQPSNESIDAAIGDVLSKPWLPLPLGLKPPSLGSVMGELERQGVANVPQACG, from the exons ATGCTTGCCGTGTCCTCTGCGAGGTGCCTCGCCGCCGACGCGGACGAGCAGCGCGCCGAAGTCGCGCCCATGGAGACGGTTGGGGATGCAGCAGTGGTGGTGGACCTGGACATAGACTTCGACTTCACCGTCGATGACATAGACTTCGGGGACTTCTTCCTCAGGCTGGAGGACGGCGATGCGCTCCCGGACCTGGAGGTCGACCCCGCCGACATCTTCACCGATCTCGAGGCGGCGGCCGCGGGCGTCGAGGAGTTTCAGGACCAGCAGGTGCCCTGCGCCGAGCTCTTGGCCGCCGTGGAGGACGTCGGTTCGGTCAGTCCAGCCGGTGGTATCATCGGCGTGGATAACACGGCGTTCGCTGAGTCAGAACTTGGAGACGAGAAGCGAGGGTGTAATCAAGCCGAGGTAGGCGAAAGCATGGGTGGCGGCGACCGCCCCACTGTGCCAGACGCAAAATCACCGTCGTCAACAACGTCGTCGTCTACGGAGGCCGAGAGCCGCCACAAGTCGTCAAGCAAGAACTCCCACGGAAAGAAGAAAGCCAAG GTGGACTGGACGCCAGAGCTGCACCGGAGGTTCGTGCAGGCCGTAGAGCAGCTCGGCATCGACAAGGCAGTGCCGTCTAGGATTCTGGAGATCATGGGGATCAACTCACTTACTCGGCACAACATAGCAAGCCATTTGCAG AAGTACCGGTCTCACCGGAAGCACATGATTGcgcgggaggcggaggcggcgagcTGGACCCAACGGCGACAGATGTACGCCGCCGGCGGACCGGCTGCGGCCGTGAAGAGGCAGGACTCGAACATGTGGACCGTGCCAACCATCGGCTTCTCGACGccgcaccctcctcctcctcctccggcggcagCCATGCAGCACTACGCCCGGCCGTTGCACGTCTGGGGTCACCCTACGATGGACTCGCCCCGGATGCCGATGTGGCCGAGGCACCCAATGCCCCGTGCCCCGATGCCGGCGTgggctcccccgccgccgccgccatccgacCCGGCTTTCTGGCACCACCCTTACATGAGGGTACGTGCAAAC GGGCCCGCGGCGTATATGCCGACCCATGGGACTCCTTGCATGGCAATGCCGATGACACCG AAATTTCCTGCTGCACCCGTGCCCGTGGCCATGCCGTGCCCAGTCTATGCGTCCCCCTCCCCGGCACCAGCGCTGGCGAGCAAGAGCCAACAAGATTCGCAGCTCCAGCTCCAAGCACAACCA TCAAATGAGAGCATAGACGCGGCCATTGGTGACGTTTTATCCAAACCGTGGCTGCCGCTGCCGCTGGGGCTGAAGCCCCCTTCGTTGGGCAGCGTCATGGGCGAGCTTGAAAGGCAAGGCGTGGCCAATGTGCCCCAAGCCTGCGGGTGA